GGTTAATGAGCAGCTCGGTGGCTCGTTTCAGTATCAGCACCCATTCGAAAATGCAGTGCTCACCCTTGATTTGAATGCGCGTGCCGGGCAGGATTTTTCGACGCCTTCCGGAGACATCACCAATACCTACATCCGCACAACAAGCAACGCGGTAGGGTACAGCATGCTGCGACCCTGGGGATATGCGGGTCTTTCGGCCTCCTTATTTTTGTCGGGCTACGGTATTCCGCCGGATCCGCAGGGCGGGCACCCCAATGGCGTTGATATCGAAATGATTCGCTTTCAGCTTGCAGGTCGCGGTGAGCGTTTGCTCAATCACCGCCATTTTTATCTGATGGAAGCCGGCTTTGCCCTAACACCTTATTTCCACCGCGAAATTGAGTCCAACGGATCCATAGGCACTGAATTTGCCCAAAACACGGCATCGGCTTTCGCGCGCTTTCGGCAGCGCGGATTCTGGATTTTCGACAGCGGACTCGCGGGTATTTCGGCTGATTTCACCGACTATCAGGTTGCCGGTTCACGGACGCCCAATTCGCGGCGGGCAGGCGGGGCGCTTTTTGCCATTCAGGAATTTAATGCGGGAAGACTGCATGCTGAAATCGGCAACCGGTTTGAATTTTCGCATGCTTTTCCGGAAGAACGCCGGATCTCTCAGGTAATCGGCGAAATCCGGCCGCGTAGCCACGCAGGCCTTGCGTCATCAGTGACAGCGGTTTACAACCTAACCGGAGACTTCTATCTCGGCAGTACTTTGCTGCATTCTTACCGCAGTCCCTCATTGGAAGAATTGTATTCCGAAGGGCCGCATCTGGCCGCCTTCACCTTTGAAATCGGAAACCCCGAACTGGATTCGGAACGCGGATTTTCAAAAGAGCTCTTTCTGAGAAACCGCGGGCGGACCCTTGATCTCGAACTTGCTGTGTATCGTAATTATTTCTGGAGCTATATCTTTCCCCAAAATACCGGCAGAGAGAACATCCGCTTCCCCGATCTTTTCGACTGGCAGTTTGAACAAACCGAAGCGCTGTTCTACGGTTTCGAACTGGGGGCAAATCTTCGGCTGAGCCGCTTCCTGAGTACCGGCGGAAACCTGAGTTACACCGTTGGCCGCCGCCTCGCTGATTCAGACCTGGATCTGGAAACGCGAAACCTGCCGCTCATTCCGCCGCTAAGCGGTACCGTTTATGCAGAAGTGCGAACAGGCAGCCTCACCCTCAGACCACAGCTGCGGTTCGCAGCGGATCAGAACAGGCCCGGAGCCTTCGAAAGTGAAACCGACGGCTGGTATGCAGCCGACCTAAGCCTGAGCTGGATGCGCCAAACCGGCAGCCGCCTTCATACCTTCTCCCTCAACGGGCAAAACCTGTTCAATCAGGAATATTTTAACCACACGTCAGTGGTAAAAGAAATCTTCCCGGAACCGGGGCGCAACATCAGTTTGCTGTACCGCATGTACTTCTGAAAACCGGGCTGTTCTGAGTTACGCGATGGGGTTCAGCTTGCCTCATGCGGAAATGCTATGGCGTTTCCGAAGCGGCTATTTAACCCTGTGACAGATACCGGCGGTTGACTCAACATTGAGGACAAACGCAATTCCCTTACCCGGCTGATTCAGTTCGGTCGCTTCAACTATTTCCTTCAGAACCAGCTCGGTTTTCTTTTCAGGGATGAGGGTGAGCACGACTTCTTTTTCCGGTTCAATGAGCATAGAGAAAAGCTTGGTTTTTTCCCGAATGCCGGTGCCGCGTCCGTAAATGATGGTGCCGCCCTCAGCACCTGCCTTGCGGGAAGCCTCCACAACTTTATCGCAGCTTCCTTTATCTACAATCGAAACAATAAGTTGGAATTTATCAGGTGAGGGTTGCATAGCAGCATTATTTTGTGAGCTGTGGGATGAGTCGTTTTGCTGATACTCAGCGGAGCGATTGTTAAGCGGTTTCGGGCCGGAAGCCTCCGAAGCGTGACCCGCTTCATCCGGATCGGAAGGGGAGCTGTTCGGATTCACGATGTGTGCAAGTCCGGTTACCGTACTAACATCAAGTACAAAACCGATGCCTTTGCCGGGGGTATCGAGACCGGAAATTTTAGTGATGCTTTGGAGCACTTTGGTTGCAATTTCAGCATCTACGATACTGAATACTACGTCTTTTTCAGGATCATCATCAAATCCCCAAAAGTTAAAACCGGATTCTTTACGGGTGCCGGTGCCGGGGATAATGGT
This genomic stretch from Cyclonatronum proteinivorum harbors:
- a CDS encoding TonB-dependent receptor; protein product: MKFLVLSLMWVALLIVPHHELKSAPLSSAAELQGRVLDAQTQEGIGYVYAHLDELNRSATSDRDGNFRFQNIPEGSYTLFLHRLGYRMARVRVEITAETQNKVQIFTIERQTFRSDDLIVTAADGMGAGLIEHASVKIKGNDLRREMGITLSQTLQNMTGFAERSLGPAPGRPIIRGLSGERVLILQDGIGTGDVSTTAADHSVTIEPLSAREIQIARGPAALVFGGNAVGGIVNVVNNTIPTSIPTSAGGSFGLHGQTVNEQLGGSFQYQHPFENAVLTLDLNARAGQDFSTPSGDITNTYIRTTSNAVGYSMLRPWGYAGLSASLFLSGYGIPPDPQGGHPNGVDIEMIRFQLAGRGERLLNHRHFYLMEAGFALTPYFHREIESNGSIGTEFAQNTASAFARFRQRGFWIFDSGLAGISADFTDYQVAGSRTPNSRRAGGALFAIQEFNAGRLHAEIGNRFEFSHAFPEERRISQVIGEIRPRSHAGLASSVTAVYNLTGDFYLGSTLLHSYRSPSLEELYSEGPHLAAFTFEIGNPELDSERGFSKELFLRNRGRTLDLELAVYRNYFWSYIFPQNTGRENIRFPDLFDWQFEQTEALFYGFELGANLRLSRFLSTGGNLSYTVGRRLADSDLDLETRNLPLIPPLSGTVYAEVRTGSLTLRPQLRFAADQNRPGAFESETDGWYAADLSLSWMRQTGSRLHTFSLNGQNLFNQEYFNHTSVVKEIFPEPGRNISLLYRMYF
- a CDS encoding P-II family nitrogen regulator, whose translation is MTDFFIPNQKLLITIVSKNMGSEVVAESKKAGCKGGTIIPGTGTRKESGFNFWGFDDDPEKDVVFSIVDAEIATKVLQSITKISGLDTPGKGIGFVLDVSTVTGLAHIVNPNSSPSDPDEAGHASEASGPKPLNNRSAEYQQNDSSHSSQNNAAMQPSPDKFQLIVSIVDKGSCDKVVEASRKAGAEGGTIIYGRGTGIREKTKLFSMLIEPEKEVVLTLIPEKKTELVLKEIVEATELNQPGKGIAFVLNVESTAGICHRVK